One stretch of Pradoshia sp. D12 DNA includes these proteins:
- the pyrR gene encoding bifunctional pyr operon transcriptional regulator/uracil phosphoribosyltransferase PyrR — MLEKATLLDEKAISRALTRISHEIIEKNKGISDCVLIGIRTRGIFLAKRLGQRIHEIEGAEIPVGELDITLYRDDLSTKTKSGDPQVNGSDIPFSLKDKKVILVDDVLYTGRTVRAALDALIDIGRPAQIQLAVLIDRGHRELPIRADYVGKNIPTAKNEKIVVKLKEMDDGEQVSIFE; from the coding sequence ATGTTAGAGAAAGCAACATTGCTTGATGAAAAAGCAATCTCAAGAGCGTTAACAAGGATTTCTCATGAAATTATCGAGAAAAATAAGGGTATTAGTGATTGTGTGTTGATCGGTATTCGTACCCGTGGTATATTCCTAGCCAAACGTCTGGGACAAAGAATTCATGAAATTGAAGGAGCGGAAATTCCTGTTGGTGAACTGGATATTACCTTGTACCGGGATGATTTAAGCACAAAGACAAAAAGTGGGGATCCACAGGTAAATGGATCAGATATACCATTTAGCTTGAAAGATAAAAAAGTCATTCTGGTTGATGATGTTTTATATACCGGAAGAACAGTGAGAGCGGCTCTGGATGCCCTTATAGATATCGGCAGACCGGCTCAAATCCAATTAGCTGTCCTGATCGACAGAGGGCACAGAGAGCTTCCAATCCGAGCTGATTATGTAGGCAAGAATATACCTACTGCAAAAAATGAAAAGATTGTCGTCAAATTAAAAGAAATGGATGACGGTGAACAAGTCTCCATTTTTGAATAA
- the lspA gene encoding signal peptidase II, with protein MLYMYYLIALLIIMIDQFTKWLVVKYMTLGESIPIIDNFLYITSHRNRGAAWGILQGQMWFFYIVTTVVIIGIVFYIRKFSTDKLTGISLGLILGGAIGNFIDRIFRNEVVDFVHTYIFSYSFPVFNVADSALCIGVGLLVIAMFMEEKRAKELKNG; from the coding sequence ATGTTATATATGTATTATTTGATTGCGTTGCTCATTATCATGATTGACCAATTTACGAAATGGTTGGTCGTTAAGTATATGACCTTAGGGGAAAGTATACCAATCATTGATAACTTTCTATACATTACCTCTCACAGAAACCGAGGGGCAGCCTGGGGAATTCTTCAGGGACAAATGTGGTTTTTTTATATCGTAACAACCGTGGTTATTATTGGAATTGTCTTTTACATAAGAAAATTCAGTACCGATAAGTTGACGGGGATATCCCTTGGACTTATTCTTGGAGGAGCGATTGGTAATTTTATTGATCGGATTTTCCGCAATGAAGTGGTTGATTTTGTGCATACGTATATATTCTCATACAGTTTTCCTGTCTTTAATGTGGCAGATTCTGCTCTTTGTATAGGAGTTGGATTATTGGTGATTGCTATGTTTATGGAGGAAAAAAGAGCTAAGGAGCTAAAGAATGGATAG
- a CDS encoding RluA family pseudouridine synthase has translation MDSQRLIVTEEQKGERLDKVLSVLNEEWSRSQVQQWIKEGNILVNDKQIKANYKCQPGDSIEITPSEPEELDVVAENIPLDIYYEDADVIVVNKPKGMVVHPAAGHGSGTLVNALMYHCKDLSGINGVMRPGIVHRIDKDTSGLLMVAKNDYAHERLVKQLTEKTVTRKYKALVHGIIPHDAGTVDAPIGRDKRDRQSMTVTDDNSRHAVTHFHVLERFKDFTFIECQLETGRTHQIRVHMKYIGYPLAGDPKYGPRKTPDLNGQALHAAVLGFVHPRTEEYLEFEAPLPAYFVDYLETLRIDC, from the coding sequence ATGGATAGTCAAAGACTGATAGTAACAGAAGAACAAAAAGGTGAAAGGCTTGATAAAGTCCTTTCCGTTTTAAATGAAGAATGGTCACGTTCTCAAGTCCAGCAGTGGATAAAAGAAGGGAATATTCTGGTGAATGACAAACAGATAAAGGCAAATTATAAATGTCAGCCTGGTGACTCTATTGAAATCACACCATCAGAGCCAGAGGAACTTGATGTTGTAGCTGAGAACATTCCTCTTGATATTTATTATGAGGATGCGGATGTCATTGTTGTCAATAAACCAAAAGGCATGGTTGTACATCCGGCAGCAGGACATGGATCAGGTACACTTGTAAATGCTTTAATGTACCATTGCAAGGATTTATCAGGAATCAATGGTGTGATGCGTCCAGGTATCGTCCATCGTATCGATAAGGATACTTCAGGATTGCTCATGGTCGCTAAAAATGATTATGCGCATGAGAGACTTGTAAAGCAATTAACTGAAAAAACAGTTACCCGGAAGTATAAGGCACTTGTCCACGGTATCATTCCACATGATGCAGGAACGGTAGATGCGCCGATAGGCCGTGATAAACGAGATCGTCAAAGCATGACAGTAACAGACGATAATTCTAGGCATGCAGTTACACATTTTCATGTACTGGAAAGATTTAAAGACTTTACTTTTATTGAATGTCAGCTTGAAACAGGACGCACTCATCAAATTCGTGTCCATATGAAATATATTGGTTATCCTCTTGCTGGTGACCCTAAGTATGGACCAAGAAAAACTCCTGATTTAAATGGACAGGCTTTACATGCAGCAGTTCTGGGATTTGTCCATCCTAGAACAGAGGAATATTTGGAATTTGAAGCTCCATTACCAGCATATTTTGTCGATTATTTGGAAACTTTAAGAATTGACTGTTGA